The genomic stretch TCAACGACGGCCGGTACGCCAGCGCCCGCGCGATCGCCACCCGCTGTTGCATACCGCCCGACAGCTGGAACGGGTATTTGCGCTCCGCGCCCGACAGCCCCACCGACTCCAGCGCCTCGTGGGCGGCCTCGCGGCGCGCCTTCTTGTCCATGTTCCTGCGGCGCAGCGGCAGCGCCACGTTGTCCGCCACCGACATCCACGGGAACAACGAGCGGCTGTAGTCCTGGAAGACCACGGCCAGGTTGTCCGGCGTCTGGCGCACGAGGTTGCCCTCGACCTTGACCTGGCCGCCCGTCGGCGTGATGAGGCCGGCGATCGAGCGCAGCAGCGTCGACTTCCCGCAGCCCGACGGCCCGACGATGCACAGCAGCTCGCCCGCGGCGACGCTCAGGTTGAGGCCTTCGATGGCGTGGTGCGCGTTCGGGGTGCCGCCGCCGTAAACGTGGGAGAGATTCTCTATCTCGAGCAATGGAATTCCTTGGGGGGCGAGACCGGAGTCAGCACAAGACTGTAGCGGAGCAGGGAAAGCTGGACATGTCGGTCAGGTAAACCTGTTCAGGGCGTTGATCCTACTCCGTGAGTTGCTGAGCGGCGTGGTGCCAGCCGAGCACCCGGCGCTCCACGACCAGGAACAGTTCGTTCAGCAGGTAGCCCAGCACCCCGAGCAGCACGATCCCGGCCCACATGGACAGGGGGTCGGTCTGGTCCTTCGCGAAGGTGATCTGGAATCCGATGCCGTTCGTGGTGCCGGGCAGCAGCTCGGAGAACACCATGACGATCAAGGACAGCGACAGGGCCAGCCGCAGACCGGCGAACATCTTGGGCAACGCCGACGGCAGGATCACCAGGCGCAGCCGTTCGGCCCGGGTCAGCCGGAACACCTGGCAGGTCTGCAGGTGCAGGGGCTCCACCGAGCGGGCGCCGTCGGCGGTGTTGAGGAGCACCGGCCACAGGATGCTGAACATGATGAACGCCAACTGCATCCGCAGCCCGAACCCGAACACCAGGAACACGCTGACCAGCGCGGGAGGCGGGATCGCGCGCAGGAACTGCAGCACCCCGTCGAGATAGTCGTACACCCGTGCGGACAGCCCCACCGCCAGCCCGAGCACGACCCCGGCCAGCGCGCCCCCGGTGAACCCGGCGGCCATCCGGCCGAGGCTCGGCAGGATGTTCTCGATGGCCGTGTCGGTCAGGAACAACGTGGTGGGCGGCCCGGAGAACCACATGGTGTGCATCCGCGCCACGATCGTGCTGGGCGCCGGGAAGAATGGGCTGCCCGCGACCCTGGTGACGGTCTCCCAGACCACGATCAGCACGACGAGCACCAGCCAGCGGAACGCCGCCGTCCGCTC from Nonomuraea polychroma encodes the following:
- a CDS encoding ABC transporter ATP-binding protein, translated to MLEIENLSHVYGGGTPNAHHAIEGLNLSVAAGELLCIVGPSGCGKSTLLRSIAGLITPTGGQVKVEGNLVRQTPDNLAVVFQDYSRSLFPWMSVADNVALPLRRRNMDKKARREAAHEALESVGLSGAERKYPFQLSGGMQQRVAIARALAYRPSLMLMDEPFGSVDAQTREDLEDLVLKVRGHHQMTIVLITHDIDESVYVGDRVVVLSNAPAHVVGDLKVDLPGPRDQITTREHPDFVHLRAEVGRLVRGHAAAA
- a CDS encoding ABC transporter permease, with product MLIVVWETVTRVAGSPFFPAPSTIVARMHTMWFSGPPTTLFLTDTAIENILPSLGRMAAGFTGGALAGVVLGLAVGLSARVYDYLDGVLQFLRAIPPPALVSVFLVFGFGLRMQLAFIMFSILWPVLLNTADGARSVEPLHLQTCQVFRLTRAERLRLVILPSALPKMFAGLRLALSLSLIVMVFSELLPGTTNGIGFQITFAKDQTDPLSMWAGIVLLGVLGYLLNELFLVVERRVLGWHHAAQQLTE